The Cellulomonas sp. S1-8 genomic sequence AGGTGGCGAGCTCAGTCGGCCGAGGGACCGCTGGGTGCCCGGCGCGCGTGCAGCAGCACGAGGCGCTCGGGGAGGAGCGACGGGGCCTGGACCCCGACCGCCGCGAGGGTGCGGCCGCTCAGCCGCGTGCCGTCCGCCCACCACGGGACGGGGTAGATCGCGTCGCCGCGCGCCGCCGCGTGCCCCGGGGGCAGCGGCCGCAGGTCGTAGGTGGTGTCGGGGTCGAGCCCGGGCAGCCGCAGCCGCCCGGGCGGGCTCGTGACCGACGTACCGAGGGTGACGACCGCGTAGATCGCCTCCGCGCGGTCCGGCGCGACGACGCCGTGCACCCACAGCGACGGGTCGGGGGTGTCCGCGTGCACGACCGTGCCGCCGTGCAGCAGCGCGCGGTGCTCCTGGTGCGCGGCGATCCACGTCGCCAGCGCGGCGAGGTCGGCGTCGGACGCGGACGTCAGGTCCCACTCGATCCCGAGGTGGGAGAAGAACGCGGTGCCCGCACGGAACCCGAGCACGTGCGTGCGCCCGGTCGTGTGCGCCGTCGGCGCCCCGATGTGCGAGCCCACCATCTCCGGTGGCAGGAGCAGCCCGATCCCGGCCTCGATGCCCTGCCGCTCGAGCGCGTCGATGGTGTCCGAGGCCCACACCCGCTCGGCGCGTTCCATGATCCCCAGGTCGGTGCGCCCGCCGCCCCCCGCGCACGACTCGATCTCCAGCCCCGGGTGCCGGGCGCGCAGCTCGTCCATCAGCCGGTAGGTCGCCAGGGTCTGCTCGTGCACCCCCGCCCGGCCGGTCGGCCACAGGCCCGCGTCGATCAGGTCGCGGTTGTGGTCCCACTTCACGTAGTCGATCGGGTGCGCGGACAGGATCGCGTCGATCCGCTCCAGGACGTGCGCGTACGCCTCCGGGTGCGCCAGGTTGAGGACCTGCTGGCGGCGAGCGGGCGGCCCGAGGCGGCCCCCGGTCTGCAGCAGCCACTCGGGGTGCGCGCGCGCGAGGTCGGAGTCCGGGTTCACCATCTCGGGCTCGAACCACAGCCCGAACTGCATCCCGAGGCGCCGCACGTGGTCCACGAGCGGGCCGAGCCCGTCGGGCCAGACGTCCTCGTCGACGTACCAGTCACCCAGGCCGGCGGAGTCGTCCCGGCGACCGCGGAACCAGCCGTCGTCGAGCACGTACCGCTCGACCCCGATCGCGGCGGCCCGGTCCGCCAGCCCCGCGAGCCGGTCGTGGTCGTGGTCGAAGTACACCGCCTCCCACACGTTGAGGATCACCGGCCGCGGGGTGCGCGGGTGCTGCGGCCGGGCGCGCAGGTGCGTGTGGAACCGACCGGCGAGCTCGTCGAGGCCCGCGCCGTAGGACGCGTAGACCCACGGGCTCGTGTACGTCTGGCCGTGCGCGAGGCGCACCTCCCCCATGAGCAGCAGCTCCCCGGCGCCCAGCAGACGCACGCCCGACGCCGTCCGCTCGGCGAGGGTGCGCGTGTTGCCGGACCACCCCACGTGCACGCCCCACACCTCGCCGGTGCGGTACCCGAAGCCGGACCGTCCCGCGAGCAGCAGGACCGTCGCGTCGTGCGCCCGCCCGCGACGGCTCTCGCGCAGCCGGGTGCCGACGTCGAACGGCGCCCGCTGCGGCGAGCGCTCCCTCAGGTGCCGGCCGGTGAAGTCGAGCACCTCCTGCGCCTCGGACGGGACGGGGAGCATCACGTCGAGCGACCCCAGCGTGTACGTCCCGGGCCCGGTGCTCGTCAGCGCGGCGCGGGTGCGCAGCAGGCCACCGGCGAGGAGCTCGAGCTCGAGGTCGAGGTCCAGGTCCGCGACGTCGTCGCGCGCGGTCACGCGCACGCCGTCCTCGACGCCGGGGCGGGGCCGGTGCTCGTGCGCCGTGCCGGTGGAGGTGAACGCGACCGAGAAGTCGGCGCCCTCGCGGTGCCCGGTGACGCCGGGTGTGCCGAGCCACCCCAGCGACTGCTCGGGGAGGAGCGAGACCGGCACGGGCGCGTCGGTGGAGCCCGGCGCCGGCGGCGGCACGCTCGCCGTCCGGAGCCGGCGGAGCTCGCCGTCCGGCACGTCACCGAGGTCGGCACCCCAGTGCAGGACGCGTGGCAGGCGGTCGCCCGCGACATCCAGCACCAGGCTGACACCGGCGGACCGCAGGTGCAGCAGGTCGGCGGACGACGTCGTCACGAGACCCCCTGATTCGACTGAACGGGTGATATTCAGTGTCACGCCGAAAGTTCCAGGACGTCAAGTCGAGACCTGCGCCACATCTTTCGCGCATGAGGGAGGCGCACGCTTCCGTGGCAGATGTATCGTCGCCCTATCCGTGTGCGGCAGGATGGTCGCGCCGGCCGGTGCGAAGGAGGAGGATGACGGACGTCGCCTCGTGGGCACCCTCCGGCGGTTCCACCCGGGACGTCGCGCTCGAGGTGCTGCTGCGCGGCCCGCTCTCGCGCACCGAGCTCGCACGCCGCCTGAACCTGTCGCAGGCCAGCCTCTCGCGCCTGACCAAGCCCCTGATCGAGGGCGGCACGCTCGTCGAGACGGAGCCCGCACGCGATCCGGCGACGGGGCGTCCCGCACGGCCGCTCGACGTCGTGCCCGCCACCCACCAGTTCGCCGGCGTCAAGGTCACGGGCGACGCCGCCCACGCCGTGCTGGTCGACCTGCGCGGCAACGTCCTCGCCGACGCGAGCGCCGCCCTCGTCGACCACGACCCGGGGCACGTCGTCGACGTGGTCGCCGCGCTCACGCACGAGCTGGCCGGGGAGGCGGACGTCACCGGTCTCGGCGTCGCGCTCGGGGGCCACTCCCCCGACCACCGCTCGGTGCACCGGGCACCGTTCCTCGGCTGGGACGACGTGGCCTTCGCCCAGCAGGTGGAGCAGGCGACCGGCCTGCCGACGGTCCTCGAGAACGACGTCGCCGCGCTCACCGCAGCCGAGCACTGGTTCGGTGCCGGTCGCGGGCTCGACAGCCTCGCCGTCATCACCGTCGGCGCCGGCGTCGGCTACGGGCTCGTCCAGCACGGCCGGCAGGTGACGCACCGTGACATGGGCCTCGGCCTCGTCGGCCACTACCCGCTCGACCCCAACGGCGCCGTCTGCTTCGACGGGCACCGCGGCTGCGCCACGGCGATGCTGACCATCCCGTCCCTCACCGCGCAGGCCGGCGTCGCCCTCGGTCGCCCGGTCGACTTCACCGAGCTCCTCGCGCTCGCCCGGGACTCGCAGCCCGTGGCTCGACGGCTCGTGCGGGAGGCCGTGACCGCACTCGGCCGCCTCGTCGCCGCCGTGGCGAACCTGACCATGCCCGAACGCATCGTGGTGACCGGCGAGGGGGTGGCGCTCGTCGACGCCCAGCCCGCCGCGCTGCGGCTCGCCATCGCTCGCGACCGCGACCCCCGCGCGTCACCGCTCGACCTCGTGACACGACCTGGAGACTTCACGCAGTGGGCGCGCGGCGCCGCCGTCGTCGCCATCCAGGACTTCGTCCTGCGCGCACCCTGAGGGTGCCGCGGCGACGGCACCGACCGAGAAGAGCGAGGAGCGAGCACCCGTGAGCGTCACCCTGATCCCGGCATGGTCGGACGAGGAGGGCACGCAGCGCGCTGCCGCGCTGTGGGCCGCGACGTTCGGGGGGCGTCCCGACGGGGTGTGGGCCGCACCCGGGCGGGTCAACATCATCGGTGAGCACGTGGACTACAACGGCGGACCGTGCCTGCCCGTCGCGCTGCCGCACCGGACGTTCGTCGCGATGACCCGCCGCGACGACCAGCAGGTCCGCCTGGTCTCCGACCTCGCGCCGCACGACGTGTGGTCGGGCGCCCTGGCGCAGATCGCACCGGGCGGGGTCCGGGGGTGGGTCGCCTACGCCGGCGGGCCGGCGTGGGCGCTGGCGCAGGCCGGGCACCCGGTGGGCGGCTTCGACGCCGCCATCGTGTCGTGCGTGCCGCTCGGTGCGGGCCTGTCGTCGTCCGCCGCGGTCGAGTGCGCCGTCGCCCTGGCCCTCGACGAGACGTTCGGGCTGGGCCTCGGCGCCGACGACGCGGGACGACGCGCCCTCGCGGACGCGTGCATCCGGACCGAGGCGCAGGTCGCGGGTGCGAACACCGGCGGCATGGACCAGTCCGTGTCGCTGCGCGCGCAGGCCGACCACGCCCTGCTGCTCGACTTCCGCGACGGCAGCGCCCAGCAGGTCCCCCTCGACCTCACGACGAGCGGTCTCGAGCTGCTGGTGATCGACACGCGGGCCCCGCACTCGCTCGACGACGGCCAGTACGCCGAGCGTCGGGCGACCTGCGAGCAGGCGGCGGCGCTCCTGGGGGTCGGCACCCTGCGCGAGGTCACCGACCTCGACGCTGCGCTCGCGCAGCTGCCGGACGCGGTGATGCGCCGTCGGGTCCGGCACGTCGTCACCGAGATCGCCCGGGTCGAGGTGTGCACCGGGCTCGTCCGCGACGGTCGCCTCCGGGACGTCGGCCCGCTGCTGGACGCCTCGCACGCGTCGCTGCGCACCGACTACGAGGTCACGTGCGTCGAGCTCGACGTCGCGGTCGAGGCCGCCCGGTCGGCCGGTGCGCTGGGTGCCCGGATGACCGGTGGCGGCTTCGGCGGATCGGCGATCGCCCTGGTCGAGGCCGGGACCGTCCCCGCGGTGTCGCTCGCGGTGCAGGAGGCGTTCGCCGTCCGGGGCCTCGCCGAGCCGGCCTTCCTCCTCGCCCACGCCGGCCCCGGCGGCGCACGCGTCCCGAGAAGGAGCGACGAGTCATGACGGACACGGCACTGAGCCAGGCACAGGCCAAGATGCGGGCGGCGGGCGTCGCCGACGCCGCGATCGAGGTCTTCACCCACTACGTCGGTCGGCTCCGCGCCGGGGCCACGGGCGTGATCCGCGAGGACACCATCGCCCCGCTCCTCGACCCGCCCCACCTGTCCGACGTGACCGTCGACCGCCGCACAGCGCAGCAGGCGCTCGCGCGGACGGCGATCCTCAAGCTCAACGGCGGGCTCGGGACGTCCATGGGGATGGACCGCGCCAAGTCGCTCCTCCCCGTCCGCGACGGACGCACCTTCCTCGACCTCATCGTGGCGCAGGTGCAGCACGTCAGGTCGTCGTACGACGTGCGGCTGCCGCTGACGTTCATGAACTCCTTCCGCACCGACGCCGACACGCGCGCCGCCCTGGCCCGGCACGAGGGCGTCGAGGTCGACGGGGTCCCCCTGACCTTCCTGCAGCACCAGGAGCCGAAGCTGCTCACCGCGGACCTCAGTCCGGTCAGCTGGCCCGCGGACCCCTCGCTGGAGTGGTGCCCCCCGGGCCACGGCGACCTCTACACCGCCCTGCTGACCTCCGGGACGCTGGACCGGCTCCTCGACGCGGGCTACCGCTACGCCAACGTCTCGAACTCCGACAACCTGGGTGCGGCGCCGAGCCCGACGATCGCCGGGTGGTTCGCCGGCTCGGGGGCGCCGTACGCAGCCGAGCTGTGCCGACGGACCGCCGCCGACCGCAAGGGCGGGCACCTCGCGATCCGCACGAGCGACCACCGGCTGATCCTGCGTGACACCGCGCAGACCGCACCGGAGGACATGGACTTCTTCACCCACGAGCACCGCCACCCGTTCTTCCACACCAACAACCTGTGGTTCGACCTCGAGCAGCTGGCTGCCGCGCTCGCCGCGCGCGGGCCGGTCCTCGGGCTGCCGCTGATCCGGAACGTGAAGACCGTCGACCCGACCGACCCGTCGTCGCCCGAGGTCGTCCAGATCGAGACGGCCATGGGTGCCGCCATCGAGGTCTTCGACGGCGCCACGGCGATCGTCGTCGGGCGGGAGCGGTTCCTGCCCGTGAAGACGACGAACGACCTCCTGCTCGTCCGCTCCGACGCCTACCGCCTCGGTGAGGACGCCACGCTGCGGCCCGTCGTGGAGCCGGCGCCGCTCGTCGACCTCGACCGGGAGCACTACACGACCGTCGCGAGGTTCGACGACCGGTTCCCCGGGGGCCCTCCCTCGCTGCGGGACGCGACGTCGCTCACCGTCCGGGGGGAGTGGACCTTCGAGGGGGGCGTCGCCGTCGTCGGCGCTGCGACGCTCGGCCCGCAGGGTGCGCCGGGGACCGTGCCGGCGGGCACCACGCTCGGCCCGGCAGGACCGAGCGCCCAGGAGCCGTCCGCGCCCTGACCGGGAGCCCGGCGCCTACGCGTCGGGGTCGCGGGCGTTCCAGCCGGGCTGGTCGACGCGGATCGCGTCGTCCCCGACGAACTGCCGGAGGGTGTCCTCGAGCGCCGCGACGGCGGCACGCCCCGCCTGCGTCTCCCACTGCTCGCGCAGCTCGGCGAAGACCGCCTCGCCCTCCTGCAGCAGGGTCAGCCCGCGCTCGGTGACGCGCAGGCCGATCCGGCGCCGGTCGGCGGGGTCGGGCTCACGTGCGACGTAGCCGCGCGCCTCGAGGACCGCGATGGTCTTGGCCGCCGCCTGCTTGGTGACCGACATCGCGCGTCCGAGCGCGGAGGCGCTGTCCGCGCCGCTCAGGATCGAGCGGAGGGCGAAGTCGTGCACGGGCCGGACGTCCTCGTAGCCACGCTCTGCCAGCTCGGCCCCGGCCTGGTCCGCCAGGGTGCGGAATCCGGCGAGCAGGAGCAGCGCCAGGTCGGCGCCCGATCGGGACATGCGGCGAGCCTAGCCCGCGGCTTGACGTCGACAACCTGGCTGTCTACTGTGATTGACAACTAGGTTGTCTATTGAGGAGCCTCCCATGCCCGTCATCACCCCCGCCGGCGCGACCGTCCCCGGCGTGACCCACCACCTCACCGACCTCAACGGCACGCAGCTGCACCACGTCACCGCCGGGACCACCGGCTCGCCGATCCTCCTGGTGCACGGGTGGCCGGAGACGTGGTGGGCGTTCCGCACGCTCATCCCCCTGCTCGCCCAGGACCACCGCGTCCACGCCCTCGACCTGCGCGGCTTCGGCGACTCCGGCAGCGACGGCGCCGACGGCGGTGAGCTCGTGGCCGCGGAGGACCTGCACCACCTGGTCCAGCACCTCGGCACCGGCCCCGTCCACCTCGTGTGCCAGGACATCAGCGGCGGCCTGGGCTTCCGGTTCGCGGCCACCCACCCCGAGGACGTCCTCAGCCTCACCGCCGTCGAGTCGACCCTCGCCGGGTACGGGCTCGAGATGCTCGCCGACGTGAACGGCTCCGGCTCGTGGCACGTCGGGTTCCTCGGCGCCCCCGGCATCGCGTCCATGCTGCTCCCGGGCCACGAGCGCGAGCTCCTGGCCGACTGGGCCTACCCGATGATGAACGGCACGCCGGGGGCCGTCACCGAGACCGACCTCGACGAGCTCGTCCGCACCTACTCGCGCCCGGGCGCCTGGCGCGGCACCGAGGGCCTCTACCGCTCGATCTTCACCGACGACGGTGCGACCCGCGCCCTGGCGGAGTCCCGGCCGATCGCCGTCCCGGTGCTCACCGTCGACGGCGTCAACCACCCGTTCACCGAGAACACGTTCCGCCAGGTGAGCGTCGGCGAGGTCACCGCCGTCCACATCGAGGGCGTCGGCCACCTCGTCGCGCAGGAGGCGCCCGAGGCGCTCGCGTCCGCGATCCTCGCCTTCGTCGCGCAGGTCGGCTGAGCCGCGGCGGCGGCTCGGCCCGCGGTCAGCTGCGCGGCGCGTACATGATGACGGCGACGCCGAGCAGGCAGATGCCGGCGCCGATGACGTCCCAGCGGTCGGGCTGGAACTTGTCGACGGCCATACCCCAGGCCAGCGACCCGGCGACGAAGATCCCGCCGTACGCAGCCAGGATGCGCCCGAAGTTCGCGTCCGGCTGCAGTGTCGCGACGAACCCGTAGGCACCGAGGGCGACGACGCCGGCACCGATCCACAGCACGCCGCGGTGCTCACGCACGCCCTGCCAGATCAGCCACGCGCCGCCGATCTCGGCAACGGCCGCGACGGCGAACAGGAGCAACGAGCGCAGCAGCGTCATGGGAGAAGTCTGTCGTGACGCCCTCCTCCTAATCGATTCCGCGGTGGCTCGGGGGCTCCGACCGGCCGGGTCCCGGACCTACGGTGATCGAACCGATACGACAGCCGCCGGACGCAGCGTCGGCGGCCGTGGGCGGGAGTCGCTCCGCCACGTCGTCCACCAGCCTGAGGACCGCCATGTCACCGATCACCCCACGACGCGCCCGGCGCCACGGCCGGGGCGCCACCCTCGCGGTCGTCACCGCTCGTATCGTCGCGGTCGCCACCGTCCTCACGGTCACGGCCGTCACCGCGCCCACGGCCGTCGCCGCCCCCGACCCCGGCTCCCCGGTCAAGGTCAACCAGGTCGCCTACGTGCCCGGCGTCGCCAAGGTCGCGACGCTCGTCAGCTCGTCCACCACCCCCGTGGCCTGGACGCTGCGCGACGCCGCGGGCCGCACCGTCGCCGAGGGCACGTCCACGGTCAAGGGCGCCGACGCACTGTCCGGCGACCGGACGCACCTCGTCGACTTCTCGTCCTACGACACCCCCGGCACGGGGTACGTCCTGTCCGCGGCGGGCGCGAGCAGCCACCCGTTCGACATCTCCGCCGACCCGCTGAAGAAGCTGCGGTACGACGCGCTCGCGTTCTTCTACCACCAGCGCTCGGGCATCGCGATCGAGGCGCAGCACGTCGGCAGCACCTACGCGCGCGCGGCCGGGCACCTGGGCGTCGCGCCCAACCAGGGCGACACGAGCGTGCCGTGCCGGCAGTCGTGCGGGTACAGCCTCGACGTGCGCGGCGGCTGGTACGACGCGGGCGACCAGGGCAAGTACGTCGTCAACGGCGGCATCGCGACGTGGCAGCTGCAGAACGCGTACGAGCGGACGCTGCACGTCGACGGCGCGGACCGCACGGCGCTCGGCGACGGGAAGCTGGCGATCCCCGAGCGCGCGAACGGCGTGCCGGACGTGCTCGACGAGGCCCGGTGGGAGGTCGACTTCCTGCTGCGGATGCAGGTCCCCGCGGGCCGCACCGACGCCGGCATGGTGCACCACAAGATGCACGACGAGAACTGGACGGCCATCCCGACGATCCCGTCGCAGGACTCCCAGCGCCGCGTCCTGTCACCCGTGAGCACGGCCGCGACGCTCAACATGGCAGCCGTCGCCGCGCAGGCGTCACGCCTGTGGGCGCCGTACGACGCCGCGTTCTCCGCCAAGGCCCTGACGGCCGCGCAGACCGCGTACGCGGCCGCCAAGGCGAACCCCAGCCGCATCGCGTCCAGCACCGACGGCACGGGCGGCGGCGCCTACGGCGACGCGTCCGTGACCGACGAGTTCTACTGGGCGGCGGCCGAGCTGTACGCGACGACGGGGTCCGCGTCCTACCGCGCCGACGTCACGGGGTCGTCGTTCTACAAGGGCACGAGCTTCGCGCAGCGCGGCTACGACTGGGGCTGGACCGGCGGGCTGGGCGACACGACGCTCGCGCTCGTCCCGACGGGCCTGCCCGCGGCCGACGTCACAGCGACACGTGCCGCGATCGTCTCGTTCGCCGATGCCGCGCTCGCGCGCCTCGCGAACCAGGCCTACCCGGCGCCCAACAACGCCGGCAGCGTCTACTACTGGGGATCGAACGGGCAGGTCGCGAACAACGCCAACGCGCTCGCCCTCGCGTACGACTTCACGGGTCAGGCGAAGTACCGGACGGCCGTGTACGGCGCGCTCGACTACGTCCAGGGCCGCAACCCGCTCAACCAGTCGTACATCGCGGGCTACGGCGAGAAGGCGGTGCGCAACGTGCACCACCGGTTCTGGGCGAACCAGAACGACGCGTCGTTGCCGATCGCGCCGCCCGGGTCGTTCTCCGGCGGCCCCAACAGCGAGCTGCAGGACCCGGTCGCGGCCGCCGAGCTCGCCGGCTGCGCGGCGCAGAAGTGCTTCGTCGACGACATCGAGGCGTACTCCGTCAACGAGGTCGCGATCAACTGGAACTCGGCGCTCGTGTGGCTCACGGCGTGGGCTGCGGAGCAGGCGGGTGGCACGACGCCGACGCCGACTCCCACGCCGACGCCGACGCCGACTCCCACGCCGACGGTCACTCCCACACCCACGCCGACTCCCACACCCACGCCCACACCCACGCCGACTCCCACACCCACGGTCACCCCCACGCCCACACCCACACCGACGCCCACCCCCACGGCCTCCGCGGCCTGCAAGGTCACGTACTCGGCGAACTCCTGGAACACCGGGTTCACCGCCGCGGTCACCGTGACCAACACCGGCTCGGCCCCGTGGTCGTCGTGGCAGCTCGCGTTCACGTTCCCGGGTGACCAGAGGGTCACCCAGGGCTGGAGCGCGACCTGGAGCCAGACGGGCACCACGGTCACCGCGACCAACGCCCCCTGGAACGGCTCGCTCGCCGCGGGCGGGTCGACGAGCATCGGGTTCAACGGCTCGTACAGCGGCACCAACGCCGCACCGTCCGGGTTCACGGTCAACGGGGCTGCCTGCTCCTGACGGACCCGCCCGGGGCGCTCCCCCGGGACGACGACGGCCGCCGGTCCTCGTGACCGGCGGCCGTCGGCGTGCGTGGCCTGCTGCCGGTGCGGGTGCCGTCAGTCGGCGGAGGAGGCGAGCCCCAGGTAGCGCGCGACCGCCTGCTCGACCTGAGAGGGGTCGTCACGGCTGAGACAGTCCACCGGCTCGCCGTGGACGTGGTCGAGTTCGATGGTGCGGATCTGGTCCACGAGCAGCCTGGTGTCCTCGTCCGCGATACGCAGCTCGGGCCGGAAGACCGCCGGTCGGGCGCTGGTCGACGTCGGCACGATGGGGGTGACGGACCACGGCATGTTCGTCGGGTACAGCACCAGCCCGAGGCGACGCCCGCCGTGCTCGTGACCTCGCGGCCGGCCGAGGTCGATCCGGTAGGCGGCTCCGCGGATCACCAGGCGTCCGGTGCGGCGTTCAGGTTCTCCTCACGAGCCTCGGCGGCGTCGGCGCGCGCTCGGTTCAGCCACAGCTCCTGGTCGTCGGCACGACATGATCGTCGCCGCGTGTAGAACATCCGTCTCACACCGGAGCGGGTGCCGGGTGTCCGGATGGGCCCGGCCTCGACATGTCGCGGTGGGTCATGCCGGCGTGCCCGCCTGGGTGTGGCGGTCCCGGCCGTGGTGGGCGTGCCAATCGAGGATCAGCAGCGTGGCGTCGTCCGTCAGGGCGTGACCGGTCGCGTCCAGGACGCGGTCGGTGAGGTCCCTCACCGCCTCGCGGGGGTGCAGGTGCGCGGTCGCGACGATCAGGGCGGGCAGGTCCAGGTCCTCGGCGTTGCGTTCGAGCATCCCGTCGGTCAGGAGCACGACACGGTCTCCCGGGCGCAGCTGCACGGTCGTGGCGGCGTAGGTCGTGCCGGGGAACAGGCCGAGTGGCACGCTCGCGATCAGGTCCACGTCCTGGATGACGCCGTCGCGCAGGAGGTAGGGCGGGGTGTGCCCGGCGTTGACGAGCTCGAGCGAGCCGGCCGCGAGGTCGAGGCGGCCCAGGAGCCCTGTCGAGAAGCCCTCGCTCGACTGTGAGGTCTGGTAGTCGCACAGGGCCGTGTTGGCTGCGGCGGCCTGTTCCAGGAACGTCAACCCCTGCCGACGGGCGTTGCGCAGCGCGCCGACGCACAGGGAGGCAGTCAGCGCGCTCGCAACGCCGTGGCCCATGGCGTCGGTCACCGACAGGTGCAGGTCGCCGCGGGCCAGGGTGTAGTCGTACGTGTCCCCGCCGACGCTGGCCGACGGTTCCAACCACGCCGAGAGGGTGAACGACCCGGCCTCGCACGTGTACCCGGCAGGCAGCAGACGGCGCTGGATCTCCGCGGACAGGTCGCCCGAGTAGTGGGTGCCACTCTCCCGTGCCGTTCTCCGTTCCGGTGAACGCGGCCGCCTGAGACGGGCGACCGGGTAGCGTCGGGACCATGACCGGGTTCTTGGCGCCAGGTTCACCGCTCTGGACTCTGCTGTCCGTTGCGCTCGGAGGCGTGATCGGCGCGGGGACTACGTACTGGACCGAGTGGCTGCGGGCCCGCCGAGAGGACCGCAGAGCCGACAAGGAGCTGCTGCGGGACGTTCTCCTACACGCCCTACGCTTCCGGCGGCTCGCGTACGAGGCGGGCCACCCGGGGACGCCAGAACAGCGCGCTGACCGCTTGGCTCTGCTGGCCGAGGCAGGCCACGCCCTGAGCGATCGGATCATCGAGGCGGAGGCGTTCGGCCCCATCGGGATCGGCAATATCGCCGGGCTCGCCTTCGAAGAGACCGAGCGATTGCACGCCGTCGTCCGCACCGGCGACCCGGACCAGATCAGCCCCGTGACGCTGGAGGTGCACCGGCGCACGCTATACCTGGTCGACGCCATCCGGCAGAAGTTGGAACTACCGCCCCGCTACCCCAAAG encodes the following:
- a CDS encoding UTP--glucose-1-phosphate uridylyltransferase, whose protein sequence is MTDTALSQAQAKMRAAGVADAAIEVFTHYVGRLRAGATGVIREDTIAPLLDPPHLSDVTVDRRTAQQALARTAILKLNGGLGTSMGMDRAKSLLPVRDGRTFLDLIVAQVQHVRSSYDVRLPLTFMNSFRTDADTRAALARHEGVEVDGVPLTFLQHQEPKLLTADLSPVSWPADPSLEWCPPGHGDLYTALLTSGTLDRLLDAGYRYANVSNSDNLGAAPSPTIAGWFAGSGAPYAAELCRRTAADRKGGHLAIRTSDHRLILRDTAQTAPEDMDFFTHEHRHPFFHTNNLWFDLEQLAAALAARGPVLGLPLIRNVKTVDPTDPSSPEVVQIETAMGAAIEVFDGATAIVVGRERFLPVKTTNDLLLVRSDAYRLGEDATLRPVVEPAPLVDLDREHYTTVARFDDRFPGGPPSLRDATSLTVRGEWTFEGGVAVVGAATLGPQGAPGTVPAGTTLGPAGPSAQEPSAP
- a CDS encoding alpha/beta fold hydrolase produces the protein MPVITPAGATVPGVTHHLTDLNGTQLHHVTAGTTGSPILLVHGWPETWWAFRTLIPLLAQDHRVHALDLRGFGDSGSDGADGGELVAAEDLHHLVQHLGTGPVHLVCQDISGGLGFRFAATHPEDVLSLTAVESTLAGYGLEMLADVNGSGSWHVGFLGAPGIASMLLPGHERELLADWAYPMMNGTPGAVTETDLDELVRTYSRPGAWRGTEGLYRSIFTDDGATRALAESRPIAVPVLTVDGVNHPFTENTFRQVSVGEVTAVHIEGVGHLVAQEAPEALASAILAFVAQVG
- a CDS encoding ROK family transcriptional regulator, whose amino-acid sequence is MTDVASWAPSGGSTRDVALEVLLRGPLSRTELARRLNLSQASLSRLTKPLIEGGTLVETEPARDPATGRPARPLDVVPATHQFAGVKVTGDAAHAVLVDLRGNVLADASAALVDHDPGHVVDVVAALTHELAGEADVTGLGVALGGHSPDHRSVHRAPFLGWDDVAFAQQVEQATGLPTVLENDVAALTAAEHWFGAGRGLDSLAVITVGAGVGYGLVQHGRQVTHRDMGLGLVGHYPLDPNGAVCFDGHRGCATAMLTIPSLTAQAGVALGRPVDFTELLALARDSQPVARRLVREAVTALGRLVAAVANLTMPERIVVTGEGVALVDAQPAALRLAIARDRDPRASPLDLVTRPGDFTQWARGAAVVAIQDFVLRAP
- a CDS encoding alpha-galactosidase; translation: MTTSSADLLHLRSAGVSLVLDVAGDRLPRVLHWGADLGDVPDGELRRLRTASVPPPAPGSTDAPVPVSLLPEQSLGWLGTPGVTGHREGADFSVAFTSTGTAHEHRPRPGVEDGVRVTARDDVADLDLDLELELLAGGLLRTRAALTSTGPGTYTLGSLDVMLPVPSEAQEVLDFTGRHLRERSPQRAPFDVGTRLRESRRGRAHDATVLLLAGRSGFGYRTGEVWGVHVGWSGNTRTLAERTASGVRLLGAGELLLMGEVRLAHGQTYTSPWVYASYGAGLDELAGRFHTHLRARPQHPRTPRPVILNVWEAVYFDHDHDRLAGLADRAAAIGVERYVLDDGWFRGRRDDSAGLGDWYVDEDVWPDGLGPLVDHVRRLGMQFGLWFEPEMVNPDSDLARAHPEWLLQTGGRLGPPARRQQVLNLAHPEAYAHVLERIDAILSAHPIDYVKWDHNRDLIDAGLWPTGRAGVHEQTLATYRLMDELRARHPGLEIESCAGGGGRTDLGIMERAERVWASDTIDALERQGIEAGIGLLLPPEMVGSHIGAPTAHTTGRTHVLGFRAGTAFFSHLGIEWDLTSASDADLAALATWIAAHQEHRALLHGGTVVHADTPDPSLWVHGVVAPDRAEAIYAVVTLGTSVTSPPGRLRLPGLDPDTTYDLRPLPPGHAAARGDAIYPVPWWADGTRLSGRTLAAVGVQAPSLLPERLVLLHARRAPSGPSAD
- a CDS encoding YnfA family protein encodes the protein MTLLRSLLLFAVAAVAEIGGAWLIWQGVREHRGVLWIGAGVVALGAYGFVATLQPDANFGRILAAYGGIFVAGSLAWGMAVDKFQPDRWDVIGAGICLLGVAVIMYAPRS
- the galK gene encoding galactokinase encodes the protein MSVTLIPAWSDEEGTQRAAALWAATFGGRPDGVWAAPGRVNIIGEHVDYNGGPCLPVALPHRTFVAMTRRDDQQVRLVSDLAPHDVWSGALAQIAPGGVRGWVAYAGGPAWALAQAGHPVGGFDAAIVSCVPLGAGLSSSAAVECAVALALDETFGLGLGADDAGRRALADACIRTEAQVAGANTGGMDQSVSLRAQADHALLLDFRDGSAQQVPLDLTTSGLELLVIDTRAPHSLDDGQYAERRATCEQAAALLGVGTLREVTDLDAALAQLPDAVMRRRVRHVVTEIARVEVCTGLVRDGRLRDVGPLLDASHASLRTDYEVTCVELDVAVEAARSAGALGARMTGGGFGGSAIALVEAGTVPAVSLAVQEAFAVRGLAEPAFLLAHAGPGGARVPRRSDES
- a CDS encoding MarR family winged helix-turn-helix transcriptional regulator, with protein sequence MSRSGADLALLLLAGFRTLADQAGAELAERGYEDVRPVHDFALRSILSGADSASALGRAMSVTKQAAAKTIAVLEARGYVAREPDPADRRRIGLRVTERGLTLLQEGEAVFAELREQWETQAGRAAVAALEDTLRQFVGDDAIRVDQPGWNARDPDA